A window of Streptomyces sp. SAI-127 contains these coding sequences:
- a CDS encoding PDR/VanB family oxidoreductase: MNDQLPSVPTTLTVAARTLAADGVVSLTLRRPDGGTLPAWTPGAHIDVLLEGDADGLVRQYSLCGQPAERGSWQIAVLREPEGRGGSAYVHDHLREGSTVRVRGPRNNFPLRPATRHLFVAGGVGITPILPMVEAAEAAGADWSLLYGGRTRTSMAFLDRLAPHGERVLVRPQDEYGLLDLAAHLGVPKEGTLVHACGPEPLLRAVQEQCAGWPPGTLGVERFAPVATTESGAAAAFELELVRSGLTLTVPPDRSVLETVEEAGVTVDFSCREGTCGTCETDVLDGTPDHRDSLLTEDERAAGDTMLICVSRSCGPRLVLDL, from the coding sequence CCCTGCGCCGCCCCGACGGCGGCACGCTCCCCGCCTGGACGCCCGGCGCCCATATCGACGTACTCCTGGAAGGTGACGCCGACGGCCTGGTCCGTCAGTACTCCCTGTGCGGACAGCCGGCCGAACGCGGGTCCTGGCAGATCGCCGTGCTGCGCGAGCCGGAGGGCCGCGGCGGTTCCGCGTACGTCCACGACCACCTGCGGGAAGGCTCCACCGTGCGGGTCCGCGGACCGCGGAACAACTTCCCGCTACGGCCGGCCACCCGCCATCTGTTCGTCGCCGGCGGCGTCGGCATCACGCCCATCCTTCCCATGGTCGAGGCCGCCGAGGCCGCGGGGGCCGACTGGAGTCTGCTGTACGGCGGCCGCACCCGGACCTCGATGGCGTTCCTGGACCGCCTCGCCCCGCACGGGGAGCGGGTACTCGTCCGTCCGCAGGACGAGTACGGCCTCCTGGACCTCGCCGCCCACCTCGGCGTGCCCAAGGAGGGCACCCTGGTGCATGCCTGCGGTCCCGAGCCCCTGCTGCGGGCGGTGCAGGAGCAGTGCGCGGGCTGGCCGCCCGGCACGCTGGGCGTCGAACGGTTCGCCCCGGTGGCGACGACCGAGAGCGGCGCGGCCGCGGCCTTCGAGCTGGAGCTCGTCCGTTCCGGGCTCACCCTCACCGTGCCGCCGGACCGTTCGGTGCTCGAAACCGTGGAGGAGGCCGGCGTCACGGTCGACTTCTCCTGCCGGGAAGGCACCTGTGGCACCTGCGAGACCGACGTACTGGACGGCACACCCGACCACCGCGACTCGCTGTTGACGGAGGACGAACGAGCCGCCGGCGACACCATGCTCATCTGTGTCTCCCGCTCGTGCGGGCCCCGTCTCGTGCTCGATCTCTGA
- a CDS encoding 3-hydroxybutyryl-CoA dehydrogenase → MDPVTRLGVVGCGLMGSGIAEVAARSGIDVHVAEATHDAVEAGRRRLTTSLDRGLRRGKLSEEQRDQTLARLSFTRDLGDMADRQFVIEAVAENRDIKTGVLRDLDKAIEDPAAVLATNTSSIPVVDLAVVTERPERVIGLHFFNPVPVQQLVEVIPSLVTGADTVRRTRGFAEQLGKQAIQAPDRSGFVVNALLVPYLLSAVRMVESGSARPDDIDRGMELGCAHPMGPLRLLDLIGLDTAQAVAESMYEEYKEPLYAPPALLRRMVAAGHLGRKSGRGFHTYDS, encoded by the coding sequence ATGGATCCCGTCACCCGTCTCGGCGTCGTCGGATGCGGCCTCATGGGCTCCGGCATCGCCGAAGTCGCCGCCCGCAGCGGTATCGACGTCCATGTCGCCGAGGCCACGCATGACGCGGTCGAGGCAGGCCGCCGCCGACTCACCACCTCCCTCGACCGAGGCCTACGGCGTGGCAAGCTCAGCGAGGAACAACGCGACCAGACCCTCGCCCGGCTCTCGTTCACCCGTGACCTCGGTGACATGGCCGACCGTCAGTTCGTCATCGAGGCCGTCGCCGAGAACCGCGACATCAAGACCGGTGTCCTGCGCGACCTGGACAAGGCGATCGAAGACCCTGCGGCGGTCCTCGCCACCAACACCTCCTCCATTCCCGTCGTCGATCTCGCCGTCGTCACCGAGCGGCCCGAACGGGTCATCGGCCTGCACTTCTTCAACCCCGTCCCCGTGCAGCAGTTGGTCGAGGTCATTCCCTCCCTCGTCACCGGCGCGGACACGGTGCGGCGGACCCGCGGCTTCGCCGAGCAGCTGGGCAAACAGGCCATCCAGGCGCCCGACCGCTCCGGCTTCGTCGTCAACGCCCTCCTCGTGCCCTACCTGCTCAGCGCGGTACGGATGGTGGAGTCGGGCTCCGCGCGGCCGGACGACATCGACCGGGGCATGGAACTGGGGTGCGCGCACCCCATGGGGCCGTTGCGCCTGCTCGACCTCATCGGCCTCGACACCGCCCAGGCCGTGGCCGAGTCGATGTACGAGGAGTACAAGGAGCCGCTGTACGCACCGCCCGCCCTCCTGCGCCGGATGGTCGCCGCCGGTCACCTCGGCCGCAAGAGCGGCCGCGGGTTTCACACCTACGACAGCTGA